One part of the Micrococcus sp. 2A genome encodes these proteins:
- a CDS encoding acyl-CoA dehydrogenase family protein, translating into MILDSYRSPWLTEDAESLLELTDEFMAREAVPNFSRWAEQHGVDRDFWSKAGEAGLLCPSIPEEYGGIGGTFALEAAVMTGQARCFDDAWGYGVHSPIVAHYILAYGTEEQKQKWLPGMVTGELVGAVAMTEPGTGSDLQAVRTRAVRDGDDDVINGSKTFISNATHCDLLVIVARTGDQPGGRGLSLIVAETAGLEGFERGRVLNKIGQHGQDTRELSFSDMRVPVANLLGGAEGQGFIQLMSQLPQERLTLAVTAAAACEAAVRETIRYTKERHAFGSPLLGFQNTQFVLAECVADTLATRTLVDQCIVAHVEGKLTAADASMVKFFATDMQTTVVDRCLQLFGGYGYMEEFPIARAFTAARVQKIYGGTNEIMKMLVARAL; encoded by the coding sequence ATGATCCTGGACAGCTACCGTTCCCCCTGGCTCACCGAGGACGCCGAGTCCCTGCTCGAGCTCACCGACGAGTTCATGGCCCGCGAGGCCGTGCCGAACTTCTCCCGCTGGGCCGAGCAGCACGGCGTGGACCGCGACTTCTGGAGCAAGGCCGGCGAGGCCGGCCTGCTGTGCCCCTCCATCCCCGAGGAGTACGGGGGCATCGGCGGCACCTTCGCACTAGAGGCCGCCGTCATGACGGGGCAGGCGCGCTGCTTCGACGACGCGTGGGGCTACGGCGTCCACTCCCCCATCGTGGCGCACTACATCCTGGCCTACGGCACCGAGGAGCAGAAGCAGAAGTGGCTGCCGGGCATGGTCACCGGCGAGCTGGTCGGCGCGGTCGCCATGACCGAGCCGGGCACGGGCTCCGACCTGCAGGCCGTGCGCACGCGCGCCGTACGCGACGGCGACGACGACGTGATCAACGGCTCGAAGACGTTCATCTCGAACGCCACGCACTGTGACCTCCTGGTCATCGTGGCGCGCACGGGCGACCAGCCGGGCGGCCGGGGGCTGTCCCTGATCGTCGCGGAGACCGCCGGGCTCGAGGGCTTCGAGCGCGGCCGCGTGCTGAACAAGATCGGCCAGCACGGCCAGGACACCCGTGAGCTGTCCTTCTCGGACATGCGGGTGCCCGTGGCCAACCTCCTGGGCGGGGCCGAGGGCCAGGGCTTCATCCAGCTCATGTCCCAGCTGCCCCAGGAGCGCCTGACGCTGGCCGTCACGGCCGCCGCGGCCTGCGAGGCCGCGGTGCGCGAGACCATCCGCTACACCAAGGAGCGTCACGCGTTCGGCAGCCCCCTGCTGGGCTTCCAGAACACGCAGTTCGTGCTCGCCGAGTGCGTGGCGGACACGCTCGCCACGCGCACCCTGGTGGACCAGTGCATCGTGGCGCACGTGGAGGGCAAGCTGACCGCGGCCGACGCCTCGATGGTGAAGTTCTTCGCCACCGACATGCAGACCACGGTGGTCGACCGCTGCCTGCAGCTGTTCGGCGGCTACGGCTACATGGAGGAGTTCCCGATCGCGCGCGCCTTCACCGCCGCGCGCGTGCAGAAGATCTACGGCGGCACCAACGAGATCATGAAGATGCTCGTGGCCCGCGCCCTCTGA